A stretch of Candidatus Vicinibacter affinis DNA encodes these proteins:
- a CDS encoding alpha/beta hydrolase, whose protein sequence is METAAKGFNLTIPVNNLLFSYDDFGDGNIPIVFLHGYPFDKSMWRFQLDFFKTTHRLIALDIRGFGKSKDETSALSIDLFSEDLIRLMDKLSIKKVIICGLSMGGYIALNAIKRFPGRFEALVLCDTQCIADSPEVKKKRYKTIDEINMNGTVNFSDGFIKSVFCKDSLESQKELVQQLRSVVLANSKHIITQGLTALAERSETCSTLNNITIPTLIICGREDVVTPLVQSELMHAAIRGSKLQVIDRAGHVSNLEQPLEFNSLLLRFLTDIGLGDGDEVRGN, encoded by the coding sequence ATGGAAACCGCAGCTAAAGGATTTAATCTAACGATTCCCGTAAATAACCTTCTCTTTTCTTATGATGATTTTGGAGATGGGAATATTCCTATTGTATTTCTGCATGGTTATCCTTTCGACAAATCGATGTGGCGTTTTCAGCTTGATTTTTTTAAAACTACTCATCGCCTTATAGCTCTTGACATAAGAGGGTTTGGAAAATCAAAGGACGAAACATCAGCCTTGAGCATTGATTTATTTTCGGAAGACTTAATCCGTTTAATGGATAAGTTAAGTATTAAAAAAGTTATAATTTGCGGCTTGTCCATGGGAGGATATATTGCGCTGAATGCAATAAAGCGATTTCCAGGACGCTTTGAGGCTTTAGTTCTTTGCGATACACAATGCATTGCCGATTCTCCAGAGGTTAAAAAAAAGCGCTATAAGACTATTGATGAAATTAATATGAATGGAACGGTCAATTTCAGTGATGGCTTTATAAAAAGTGTATTTTGCAAGGATTCCTTAGAGAGCCAAAAGGAATTGGTGCAGCAATTGAGAAGTGTTGTATTGGCTAATTCGAAACACATAATTACACAAGGATTGACAGCGCTTGCTGAAAGATCGGAAACATGTTCAACTTTGAATAATATTACCATACCAACATTGATCATTTGTGGGCGGGAAGATGTGGTTACTCCACTTGTGCAGTCCGAATTAATGCATGCGGCAATAAGAGGATCAAAATTGCAAGTAATCGATCGGGCTGGACACGTATCTAATCTTGAGCAACCATTGGAATTCAACAGCCTTCTTTTGAGGTTTTTAACAGATATAGGTCTGGGGGATGGAGATGAGGTGAGAGGAAATTAG
- a CDS encoding flavodoxin reductase — protein MKNQILNIVSTNNVTHDVLRIITNKPKGFDFVPGQAANIAINKSGWRREERLFTFTNLPTDNSLEFTIKTYPEHEGVTNELLQLKQDDSIVLHDVFGAIAYKGEGVFIGGGAGITPFISIFRNLKAKNEIGNNMLVFANKTKADIILESEFDTLLGDKFINILSDEQIEGYHFGRISEEFLKSIVTDFNQQFYICGPPPMIKEVEMQLISLGVDKNSITKEIS, from the coding sequence ATGAAAAATCAAATTCTAAATATAGTGTCCACAAACAATGTAACACACGATGTGTTGCGAATAATTACCAATAAGCCTAAGGGATTTGACTTTGTGCCCGGACAGGCTGCAAACATAGCTATAAATAAAAGTGGCTGGCGAAGAGAAGAAAGACTGTTTACTTTTACAAATTTACCTACGGACAATTCTTTAGAATTCACCATTAAAACATATCCCGAACATGAAGGGGTCACCAACGAGTTGTTACAATTAAAACAGGATGACAGTATAGTGTTGCATGATGTTTTTGGGGCTATTGCCTATAAAGGAGAAGGGGTTTTTATAGGCGGCGGAGCTGGCATTACTCCCTTTATTTCTATTTTTAGAAATCTGAAGGCAAAAAATGAAATAGGGAATAATATGCTGGTGTTTGCCAATAAAACAAAAGCTGATATTATTTTGGAAAGCGAATTTGATACATTGCTGGGGGATAAATTTATCAATATTTTATCTGATGAGCAAATTGAAGGTTACCATTTTGGAAGGATTTCGGAAGAATTCTTAAAATCAATCGTGACCGATTTTAATCAACAGTTTTATATCTGTGGTCCGCCACCAATGATAAAAGAGGTGGAAATGCAATTAATTAGTTTGGGTGTTGATAAAAATTCAATTACAAAAGAAATTTCTTAA